A section of the Gigantopelta aegis isolate Gae_Host unplaced genomic scaffold, Gae_host_genome ctg2484_pilon_pilon, whole genome shotgun sequence genome encodes:
- the LOC121391451 gene encoding protein ALP1-like gives MKYGWRVPHNTQSLIVRGVCQAIIDEYMPEVMNCPTTPEGWRAMSDKFLQKWNFPHTCGALDGKHIACKCPQKSGSQYFNYKGFYSVVLMALVDADYKFIWADLGGTGSASDAQIYNNSEIKEFAEDGTIGFPAPDPLPNDYQDVPYFFIGDDAFALRETMMKPYSLRGLDNEERIFNYRLSRARRVVENAIMLQSGKTAVDIGTLSRDRDTLDIRSSYASHTQSMLAIRLSYAVIR, from the coding sequence ATGAAGTACGGATGGAGGGTCCCCCACAACACCCAGTCACTCATCGTCAGAGGGGTCTGCCAAGCCATCATCGATGAGTACATGCCCGAGGTGATGAACTGCCCCACCACTCCTGAGGGATGGCGTGCCATGTCTGACAAGTTCCTCCAGAAGTGGAACTTCCCCCATACATGTGGAGCACTAGATGGGAAGCACATTGCCTGCAAGTGTCCTCAAAAGAGTGGTTCCCAATACTTCAACTATAAGGGATTCTACTCTGTTGTACTCATGGCCCTTGTAGACGCGGACTACAAGTTCATCTGGGCAGACCTCGGTGGTACAGGATCAGCATCAGACGCACAGATCTACAATAACTCTGAAATCAAGGAATTTGCTGAAGACGGTACCATCGGATTCCCGGCCCCAGATCCTCTACCCAATGACTACCAGGATGTCCCCTACTTCTTCATCGGCGACGATGCCTTCGCCCTCCGAGAGACCATGATGAAGCCATACAGCCTCAGGGGTCTGGACAATGAAGAGAGGATATTTAACTACAGGCTTTCCCGCGCCAGGAGGGTGGTTGAAAATGCAATAATGCTGCAATCTGGAAAGACTGCCGTTGATATAGGCACTTTGTCACGTGATCGAGATACGCTGGACATACGCAGTTCATACGCTAGCCATACGCAGAGTATGCTGGCCATACGCTTGTCATACGCTGTCATACGCTAG
- the LOC121391455 gene encoding chitotriosidase-1-like — protein MIWIKPQLAVAAVLLTVCGYVSVGGEYMRVCYYANWAQYRPSVMRFIPSNINPTLCTHIMYAFAKILPDTNSLGTTENNDDGLGGNYKKVTDLKTTAPGLKVLLAVGGWNHTSSGFTDVVSTDTRIDAFCDNVITFLRTRNFDGLDIDWEFPGQRGGNAGDKQRYTKLVARLRQKFNAETGNQNTLILSASVSGSRNTIDSAYEVSSISTYFDFVNIMAYDYQGSWSTGLDHGSPLYPRSDQQPPDSYTNA, from the exons ATGATTTGGATTAAGCCCCAGCTTGCAGTGGCTGCTGTTCTGCTGACTGTTTGTGGTTACG TTTCAGTGGGCGGTGAGTACATGCGTGTTTGCTACTATGCGAACTGGGCCCAGTACCGCCCTAGTGTCATGCGGTTCATCCCTAGCAACATCAATCCGACGTTGTGCACGCACATCATGTACGCTTTCGCCAAGATACTACCAGATACAAACTCGCTCGGCACCACAGAAAACAACGACGATGGCCTGGGTG GTAATTACAAGAAAGTGACGGATCTGAAGACCACGGCTCCAGGTCTTAAAGTCCTTCTGGCGGTCGGGGGTTGGAATCACACCTCCTCGGGATTTACCGACGTCGTCAGCACCGACACCCGGATCGACGCATTCTGTGACAACGTCATCACGTTCCTTCGCACTCGCAACTTCGACGGCCTGGACATTGATTGGGAGTTCCCGGGACAACGAGGCGGGAATGCTGGTGACAAACAGCGGTACACGAAACTTGTAGCG CGTCTCCGTCAAAAGTTTAATGCAGAAACGGGAAATCAAAACACATTGATCCTGTCAGCCTCGGTTTCTGGCAGCCGGAACACGATCGACAGTGCTTATGAAGTTAGCTCCATATCAAC atatttcGACTTCGTCAACATAATGGCTTATGACTATCAAGGCTCTTGGAGTACGGGTCTGGATCATGGTAGCCCTCTATACCCGCGATCAGACCAACAACCTCCGGATAGCTACACAAATGCC